The Lacipirellula parvula genome window below encodes:
- a CDS encoding DUF6666 family protein, with translation MKFPRLSYNRVARVLLFTAPLWMSPITGAAHGVEFRKPGSSSAPAVNSSLQFRSASAPAESEAPPAPAKAKAAPAPAAPVTAPTVQQVAKPLASAARPLPAPAVAQAPARITARPAFTQPESNGVETAAYTTVDRSRMRNFAALDYDESLLGPPIHHQRESFTAPAGYCADCNSDPGCGLQEATCGCGEANCGICEPGCGAVEPGCGTIEANCGAIEAGCGLEPGCGMQECVDCGSGVNRGSDYWCFPVCLPRFRDLSVWAGVHGFKGPRDSPLFGGSGDGNFGFQEGINIGGKAPLIGLLFPELSYQLGYQAVQSHLSGTTGGVTDDRAQDFVTIGFFRRVPAGLQFGAAWDYMADDWLVDANFQQIRYEISLKTQRGREFGFLGSTHTNSSTIGEVNFQAVDQYRFFFRNNFKAGDMRFWVGFSNDSETIFGGDFYVPFSDRWSLQTGFNYLIPSGDAGLIGATEEAWNIGMNLVWHFGGAAQNTRNNPHRPMFNIADNGSMFIDQSP, from the coding sequence ATGAAATTCCCCCGCTTGAGCTACAACCGAGTCGCCCGGGTCCTGCTCTTCACCGCTCCCCTGTGGATGTCGCCCATCACCGGCGCGGCCCATGGAGTGGAATTCCGCAAGCCAGGCAGTTCATCTGCCCCGGCTGTGAATAGCTCGCTCCAGTTCCGCAGCGCCTCGGCGCCTGCTGAAAGCGAAGCCCCACCGGCACCGGCCAAAGCCAAAGCAGCGCCGGCACCCGCCGCTCCTGTCACTGCGCCGACCGTTCAGCAGGTTGCCAAGCCGCTCGCCAGCGCTGCCCGCCCGTTGCCGGCGCCAGCCGTCGCGCAAGCTCCGGCCAGAATCACCGCTCGTCCGGCGTTCACGCAACCAGAATCGAACGGCGTTGAAACCGCGGCCTACACCACGGTCGACCGTTCGCGGATGCGGAACTTCGCAGCGCTCGATTACGACGAATCACTGCTTGGCCCGCCGATCCATCACCAACGCGAGTCATTCACCGCTCCGGCCGGCTATTGCGCCGACTGCAACAGCGATCCGGGCTGCGGCCTGCAAGAAGCCACCTGCGGTTGCGGCGAAGCCAACTGCGGCATCTGCGAACCAGGGTGCGGCGCCGTTGAACCTGGCTGCGGCACGATCGAAGCCAACTGCGGCGCGATCGAAGCCGGTTGCGGACTTGAGCCCGGCTGCGGCATGCAAGAGTGCGTTGACTGCGGCAGCGGCGTGAATCGCGGCTCCGACTACTGGTGCTTCCCGGTTTGCTTGCCCCGCTTCCGCGACCTGTCGGTGTGGGCCGGCGTTCATGGTTTCAAAGGCCCGCGCGATTCGCCGCTGTTCGGCGGGTCGGGCGACGGTAACTTTGGCTTCCAGGAAGGCATCAACATCGGCGGTAAGGCCCCGCTCATCGGCCTGCTGTTCCCTGAACTCAGCTACCAACTCGGCTACCAAGCCGTGCAAAGCCATCTCTCCGGCACTACCGGCGGCGTCACCGACGATCGGGCTCAGGACTTCGTGACCATTGGTTTCTTCCGTCGCGTGCCGGCTGGTTTGCAATTCGGCGCCGCGTGGGACTACATGGCCGACGACTGGCTCGTGGACGCGAACTTCCAACAGATCCGGTACGAGATTAGCTTGAAGACGCAACGTGGTCGTGAGTTTGGCTTCCTTGGCTCAACCCACACGAATTCCAGCACGATCGGCGAAGTAAATTTCCAGGCAGTCGATCAGTATCGCTTCTTCTTCCGCAACAACTTTAAAGCGGGCGATATGCGGTTCTGGGTCGGCTTCTCGAACGACAGCGAAACGATCTTCGGCGGCGACTTCTACGTGCCGTTCAGCGATCGTTGGTCGCTACAAACTGGGTTCAATTACCTGATTCCGAGCGGCGACGCCGGCCTTATCGGCGCCACGGAAGAAGCCTGGAATATCGGCATGAACCTCGTCTGGCACTTCGGCGGAGCCGCGCAGAACACGCGGAACAACCCGCACCGACCGATGTTCAACATCGCTGACAATGGTTCGATGTTCATCGACCAGTCGCCGTAA
- a CDS encoding PDZ domain-containing protein, giving the protein MDDDHMKGFQLRSALRSLRRAWLLAGGLVASLFAAPLAVAQAPDVQAEIAKQGESPAEPEPAAAPEAPPEVAAAIKQLEGDQYAARQAAQRTLIAIGAPALEPTAQAAAKGGLETSTRAAHILWAWADSADQTLAIPALEKLATLAQRPVEAAEAQRRLADLREAAAIAAIKELGGFVEMDRTFAMMGAYGTPLQITLNKDWKGGAEGLKHIALIRNATTLSVHGAPLGDEALPELEKLANVKRMEFFGQKFTPELVDKSREKLPATLIDIRKGGARLGIRGLDAQEIVADSPAAKAGLIIGDKITAFEGKPIATFEELTAAISDRMPGDTVTIKFTRAGEERETKVTFDRWGDKAGAGRALPDAPPSEQGLFGPVPRITPLQRVPFDDRPTPTSPSDPLPK; this is encoded by the coding sequence ATGGACGACGACCACATGAAGGGATTCCAACTCCGATCCGCGCTGCGATCCCTGCGGCGGGCCTGGCTCCTCGCCGGCGGTTTGGTCGCCAGTTTATTCGCAGCGCCGCTGGCCGTTGCGCAGGCTCCCGACGTTCAGGCTGAAATCGCGAAGCAAGGCGAGAGTCCTGCTGAGCCCGAACCCGCTGCCGCACCGGAGGCGCCCCCTGAAGTTGCCGCGGCGATCAAGCAACTCGAAGGAGATCAGTACGCCGCGCGGCAAGCGGCGCAACGTACTCTGATTGCGATCGGAGCCCCCGCGCTCGAACCCACCGCCCAAGCGGCGGCGAAGGGCGGCCTGGAAACTTCGACGCGGGCCGCCCACATTCTGTGGGCTTGGGCCGATTCGGCGGATCAAACGCTAGCGATCCCCGCACTCGAGAAACTTGCGACGCTTGCGCAACGCCCTGTCGAAGCGGCCGAAGCGCAGCGGCGGCTGGCCGACCTGCGCGAGGCGGCGGCCATCGCGGCGATCAAAGAGCTGGGCGGCTTCGTCGAAATGGATCGCACCTTCGCGATGATGGGCGCTTACGGCACCCCGCTGCAGATCACGCTCAACAAAGACTGGAAGGGAGGAGCCGAGGGGCTTAAGCATATCGCGCTGATTCGCAACGCGACGACCCTCAGCGTTCACGGGGCGCCGCTTGGCGACGAAGCGCTGCCGGAGTTGGAAAAGCTCGCCAACGTGAAGCGGATGGAGTTCTTTGGACAGAAGTTTACGCCCGAACTCGTCGACAAGTCGCGCGAGAAGCTCCCCGCGACGTTGATTGACATTCGCAAAGGCGGGGCTCGGTTGGGAATCCGCGGACTCGACGCTCAGGAAATCGTTGCCGACAGCCCGGCGGCCAAGGCAGGCCTGATCATCGGCGACAAGATCACCGCGTTCGAAGGCAAGCCGATCGCCACGTTCGAGGAACTAACGGCCGCGATCTCCGACCGGATGCCAGGCGACACGGTGACGATCAAGTTCACGCGGGCCGGTGAAGAGCGCGAAACGAAAGTGACTTTCGACCGCTGGGGAGATAAGGCGGGCGCGGGACGAGCTCTTCCCGACGCCCCGCCGAGCGAGCAAGGATTGTTCGGGCCTGTGCCGCGGATTACTCCTTTGCAGCGCGTGCCGTTCGATGACCGGCCGACGCCGACTTCTCCCAGCGATCCGCTGCCGAAGTAA